In Salinisphaera sp. LB1, one genomic interval encodes:
- the murA gene encoding UDP-N-acetylglucosamine 1-carboxyvinyltransferase, whose product MDLLRIEGGPPLNGTVRASGAKNATLPIMTAALLIDEPLFIENVPHLEDVTTTNVLLAHMGVSVTVGDHMAMQADASTLTSCLAPYDLVKTMRASILVLGPLLARRGEAEVSLPGGCAIGARPVDIHLSGLEAMGAEIRVESGYVKAKCSRLRGARIPMDTVTVTGTENLMMAATLADGVTVLENAAREPEVVDLANCLIAMGAEIEGAGTSTITVRGKPKLHGATHRVVPDRIETGTFLVAGAASRGRVTVTHTDPHLIDVVLAKLAHAGAEVTRGADWVSVDMHGKRPRPVDVRTAPHPGFPTDMQAQFCVLNAVADGVGMVTETVFENRFMHVSELERMGARIRQEGHTVRVTGVEKLTGAPVMATDLRASASLVIAGLIAEGITEVRRIYHIDRGYECIEEKMAQLGGSIQRVPDRAPVTAKGVAV is encoded by the coding sequence ATGGACCTTCTGCGTATCGAGGGTGGGCCGCCTCTGAACGGGACCGTGCGCGCCTCGGGTGCGAAAAACGCCACGCTGCCGATCATGACGGCGGCGCTGCTGATCGACGAGCCGTTGTTCATCGAGAACGTGCCGCATCTCGAGGATGTGACCACGACCAATGTCCTGCTGGCGCACATGGGGGTTTCGGTGACTGTCGGCGACCATATGGCGATGCAGGCCGATGCCTCGACTCTGACCTCGTGCCTGGCGCCTTATGATCTGGTCAAGACCATGCGGGCCTCGATTCTCGTGCTCGGGCCCCTGCTGGCCAGGCGCGGCGAGGCGGAGGTCTCGTTGCCGGGCGGATGCGCGATCGGCGCCCGCCCCGTGGATATCCATCTGAGCGGTCTCGAGGCCATGGGGGCCGAGATTCGCGTCGAGTCCGGCTACGTCAAGGCGAAATGCAGCCGTCTCCGCGGCGCGCGCATCCCCATGGACACGGTCACGGTCACCGGCACCGAGAACCTCATGATGGCGGCGACGCTCGCCGATGGGGTGACGGTACTGGAAAACGCTGCGCGCGAGCCGGAGGTGGTCGATCTGGCGAATTGCCTGATCGCCATGGGCGCCGAAATCGAGGGCGCCGGTACTTCGACCATCACCGTTCGCGGCAAGCCGAAGCTGCACGGGGCCACCCATCGGGTAGTGCCCGACCGGATCGAGACCGGCACCTTTCTGGTGGCGGGCGCGGCCAGCCGCGGCCGGGTCACCGTCACGCATACCGATCCGCACTTGATCGACGTGGTGCTGGCCAAGCTGGCGCACGCGGGCGCCGAGGTGACGCGGGGCGCGGATTGGGTCAGCGTGGACATGCACGGCAAGCGACCCCGGCCGGTCGACGTGCGTACGGCGCCACACCCGGGCTTTCCGACCGATATGCAGGCCCAGTTCTGCGTGCTCAACGCCGTGGCCGACGGTGTCGGCATGGTCACCGAGACCGTGTTCGAAAATCGCTTCATGCATGTCTCCGAGTTGGAGCGCATGGGCGCCAGGATTCGCCAGGAAGGCCACACCGTGCGCGTGACCGGGGTCGAGAAGCTCACCGGTGCGCCGGTCATGGCAACCGACCTGCGGGCATCGGCCTCGTTGGTGATCGCCGGGCTGATCGCCGAAGGCATCACCGAAGTCCGGCGCATCTATCACATCGATCGCGGCTACGAATGTATCGAGGAGAAGATGGCGCAGCTCGGCGGCAGCATCCAGCGGGTGCCCGATCGTGCCCCGGTAACAGCAAAAGGTGTGGCGGTATGA
- a CDS encoding ABC transporter permease: protein MNWRGCYTLFIKEVRRFYSVILQTVGAPVITALLYMAVFGQVLAGQTIEGVRAVEFLVPGLMMMSIIQNSFANTSSSITQSKIMGNLVFLLMTPLSAFEIYLAYIAASLVRAVLVAIVLYIVTQFFVHVPIHDPLLMLAMLIFSGGTLAVMGLIAGIVANKFDHLAAFQNFFILPMSFLSGVFYSIHNLPPFWQQASYFNPFFYMIDGFRHGFFGVGDANPLVSLIVAAVFFTLVSVIAITMLARGYKIRD from the coding sequence ATGAACTGGCGCGGCTGCTACACACTCTTCATCAAGGAAGTGCGGCGCTTCTACAGCGTCATTCTCCAGACCGTGGGCGCGCCGGTGATTACCGCGCTGCTGTATATGGCGGTATTCGGCCAGGTGCTGGCCGGCCAGACCATCGAGGGCGTGCGCGCGGTGGAATTCCTGGTGCCGGGGCTGATGATGATGAGCATCATTCAGAACTCGTTTGCCAATACCTCGTCGTCGATCACCCAGTCCAAGATCATGGGCAACCTGGTGTTTCTGCTGATGACCCCGCTGTCGGCCTTCGAGATCTACCTGGCCTATATCGCGGCGTCACTGGTGCGCGCGGTGCTGGTCGCAATCGTGCTCTATATCGTGACCCAGTTCTTCGTGCACGTGCCGATCCACGACCCGCTGCTGATGCTGGCGATGTTGATCTTCTCCGGGGGCACCCTCGCGGTGATGGGGCTGATCGCCGGTATTGTCGCCAACAAGTTCGATCATCTGGCGGCATTCCAGAATTTCTTCATCCTCCCGATGAGCTTTCTTTCGGGCGTGTTCTATTCCATTCACAATCTGCCGCCGTTCTGGCAGCAGGCGTCGTACTTCAACCCGTTCTTCTACATGATCGACGGGTTTCGACACGGCTTCTTCGGGGTCGGCGACGCCAACCCGCTGGTCAGCCTGATCGTGGCGGCGGTGTTCTTTACGCTGGTGTCGGTGATCGCCATCACCATGCTCGCGCGCGGCTACAAGATCCGTGACTGA
- the lptC gene encoding LPS export ABC transporter periplasmic protein LptC, which yields MLRIGVLLALVCAALFGIGSWLGTLRHSSSRPGPVHTPDNSDYYMQGATVYQLSPQGALAYRMTVAQTLHFSDDSARLSDIHVHYVKDTKTYWNLHADKGHVPAGQHDIYLYDGVIIHHPRGNGNVVKVTTTHAWVRPRINRVESDAHVTAIEPGRKVTGDGMRINLDTNKLNLLKNVHVTYKP from the coding sequence GTGCTGCGGATCGGCGTGCTGCTGGCGCTTGTCTGTGCGGCCCTGTTCGGGATCGGCAGCTGGCTGGGCACACTCCGGCACTCGTCGTCCCGGCCCGGTCCCGTGCACACGCCCGACAACAGCGACTACTACATGCAAGGCGCCACGGTGTATCAGCTGTCGCCGCAGGGCGCGCTGGCTTATCGCATGACGGTCGCGCAAACACTGCACTTTTCCGACGACTCGGCTCGCCTTTCCGATATTCACGTACACTACGTCAAAGACACGAAAACCTATTGGAACCTGCATGCCGACAAGGGACACGTCCCGGCCGGCCAGCATGATATCTATCTCTACGACGGCGTGATCATCCATCACCCGCGCGGGAACGGGAACGTGGTGAAGGTGACCACGACGCACGCCTGGGTGCGGCCCCGGATCAACCGGGTCGAGTCGGATGCGCACGTCACTGCCATCGAGCCGGGGCGAAAGGTCACCGGCGACGGTATGCGGATCAATCTGGATACGAACAAGCTGAATCTGCTCAAGAATGTGCATGTCACCTACAAGCCCTGA
- the hisG gene encoding ATP phosphoribosyltransferase has translation MSSADPDIVTLALSKGRILEDTLPVLAAAGIEPEVDPGASRKLVFETNKSGLRLLVIRASDVPTFVSYGAADVGVAGKDVLIEHGGSDLYEPLDLGIATCRLMTAGLPGAMEAARHRPLRVATKYVETARAHFAHIGRQVEIIKLYGSMELAPLVGLADVIVDLVDTGNTLRANGLEPFDVLEQISARLVVNKAAQKMKHAAIGELVELFDRGAAGQAA, from the coding sequence ATGAGTAGCGCGGACCCGGATATCGTGACGCTGGCCCTGTCCAAGGGCCGGATCCTGGAAGATACGCTGCCGGTGCTGGCCGCGGCCGGCATCGAGCCGGAGGTCGATCCCGGGGCCTCGCGCAAGCTCGTGTTCGAGACCAACAAATCCGGCCTGCGACTGCTGGTGATCCGGGCTTCGGACGTGCCCACGTTCGTGTCCTACGGCGCGGCCGATGTCGGTGTGGCCGGCAAGGATGTGCTGATCGAGCATGGCGGTTCGGATCTTTACGAGCCGCTGGATCTGGGCATCGCCACGTGCCGATTGATGACGGCAGGGCTGCCCGGCGCGATGGAGGCGGCCCGCCATCGCCCGCTGCGGGTGGCGACCAAGTACGTGGAAACGGCGCGCGCCCATTTCGCACATATCGGCCGCCAGGTCGAGATCATCAAGCTCTATGGCTCGATGGAGCTGGCGCCCCTGGTCGGCCTGGCGGATGTCATCGTCGATCTCGTCGACACCGGCAACACGCTGCGGGCCAACGGCCTGGAGCCGTTCGATGTGCTCGAGCAGATCAGTGCGCGCCTGGTGGTGAACAAGGCCGCCCAGAAAATGAAACACGCCGCCATCGGTGAGCTGGTCGAGCTGTTCGACCGGGGCGCGGCGGGGCAGGCGGCGTGA
- a CDS encoding BolA family protein, producing MYSPDAIRELIEAGLPDADVQVAGDDGTHFAARVISPSFAGKGIVEQHRMVYATLGERMGDEIHALSLKTMTPEQAGTAS from the coding sequence ATGTACAGCCCAGACGCCATACGCGAACTCATCGAAGCCGGACTGCCGGATGCCGACGTCCAGGTCGCCGGTGACGACGGAACCCATTTCGCCGCCCGCGTGATCAGCCCGAGCTTTGCCGGCAAGGGCATCGTGGAGCAGCATCGCATGGTGTATGCCACGCTCGGCGAACGCATGGGCGACGAAATCCACGCCCTGTCGCTCAAGACCATGACGCCGGAACAGGCCGGCACCGCGTCGTAG
- the hisD gene encoding histidinol dehydrogenase — MRRLDTAAADFASRFAALTDRDSPAQTEIDARAAAIIADVRRRGDEAVLEYTRTLDRRPDVAFDALEIPRSRMAAARDALAVEDRRALEAAADRIAAFAESQKIAPLRYHDEDGNELGQIVRPIERAGVYAPGGKAAYPSSVLMNSVPAKVAGVAEIVLVSPAPEGTVNEWVLAAAAVAGVDRFFTIGGAQAVAALAYGTSRIPEVDKIVGPGNAYVASAKRQVFGRVGIESVAGPSEVLIVADGTGNPDWAALDLFAQAEHDEMARAILVSPDADYLAAVEAAVARLIDDQPRAAIIRAALDGHGALIRCADLDEAIGLVNTIAPEHLELAVDEPESLLDGIRHAGAIFMGHRTPEAFGDYCAGPNHVLPTGRTARFSSALGAYDFQKRISLVSASEAGARRLAPIAVRLAEGEGLHAHAASAAARAQAAKSE; from the coding sequence ATGCGGCGACTGGATACCGCTGCGGCGGATTTTGCGTCGCGTTTCGCGGCCCTGACCGACCGCGACAGCCCGGCCCAGACCGAGATCGACGCGCGGGCCGCGGCGATCATCGCCGACGTGCGCCGCCGCGGCGACGAGGCCGTGCTCGAATATACCCGGACCCTGGATCGACGCCCCGATGTCGCGTTCGATGCGCTGGAAATTCCGCGGTCGCGCATGGCCGCGGCCCGCGATGCGCTGGCGGTCGAGGATCGCCGTGCGCTCGAGGCCGCGGCCGATCGGATCGCCGCGTTCGCCGAATCGCAGAAGATTGCGCCCCTGCGTTACCACGACGAGGACGGCAACGAACTCGGCCAGATTGTGCGCCCGATCGAGCGGGCCGGCGTCTACGCCCCCGGCGGCAAGGCGGCCTACCCCTCCAGCGTGTTGATGAACAGCGTGCCGGCGAAAGTCGCGGGGGTGGCCGAAATCGTCCTGGTATCGCCGGCCCCGGAGGGCACGGTCAATGAATGGGTGCTGGCCGCGGCCGCGGTCGCCGGGGTGGATCGCTTTTTCACCATCGGGGGCGCCCAGGCCGTGGCCGCACTTGCCTATGGCACGTCACGCATCCCCGAAGTCGATAAGATCGTCGGCCCCGGCAATGCCTACGTCGCCTCGGCCAAGCGCCAGGTGTTCGGGCGCGTCGGCATCGAATCCGTAGCCGGCCCGTCGGAAGTGCTGATCGTCGCCGATGGCACGGGCAATCCGGACTGGGCCGCGCTCGACCTGTTCGCCCAGGCCGAGCATGACGAAATGGCCCGCGCCATCCTGGTCAGCCCCGATGCCGATTACCTTGCCGCGGTCGAAGCGGCCGTGGCGCGCCTGATCGACGACCAGCCGCGGGCGGCGATCATCCGGGCCGCGCTGGACGGCCACGGTGCCCTGATTCGTTGCGCCGATCTGGATGAGGCGATCGGCCTGGTCAACACCATCGCGCCCGAGCATCTGGAACTGGCGGTGGACGAACCGGAATCGCTGCTCGACGGCATCCGTCATGCCGGGGCGATCTTCATGGGCCATCGCACGCCGGAAGCCTTCGGCGACTACTGCGCCGGGCCCAATCACGTGCTGCCGACCGGGCGTACGGCGCGGTTCTCCTCGGCGCTCGGTGCCTACGATTTCCAGAAGCGCATCTCGCTGGTCTCGGCCAGCGAGGCCGGGGCCCGGCGTCTGGCGCCGATTGCGGTGCGATTGGCCGAGGGCGAAGGGCTGCATGCGCACGCCGCCTCCGCCGCGGCGCGGGCGCAAGCTGCGAAGTCGGAGTGA
- a CDS encoding RNA polymerase factor sigma-54, protein MKQGLSLNLSQTLTMTPALQQAIRMLQLSTLDLKTEIQDALESNVMLEADDGHDEIDTNAAIEAQKSEREQASGKDGEIPENLPVDADWNDIYAGSAAPAAPAPTADDEDYWDYRQANLSSTPDLHAHLTWQADMHPFTPEQRAIAAVIIDAIDSNGLLLDWDDIGPGIVDEFEIAPAQAEAVLRQIQDFDPPGVAGRNLAECLAIQLRGLPADVPGREVALTLVDRESLEQLADPNRDALARRLSVTRADLETAIELIQTLQPHPGEAFSQHESDYVIPEVFVTRTANGWHVALNADIAPRLRINSQYLALIKRADKSADQTTLKSHLQEARFFLNSLKSRNDTLLEVAHCIVEAQRAFLEYGEEAMKPLVLRDVAEQLDIHESTVSRATANKYMQTPRGIFELKYFFSSHVSTTDGGSASATAIQAMIKRMVAGEAPNKPLSDSKLAEALLDNGIQVARRTVAKYREALSIPPSHERRRKVS, encoded by the coding sequence ATGAAGCAGGGACTTAGCCTCAATTTGAGCCAGACGCTGACGATGACGCCTGCATTGCAGCAGGCGATCCGGATGCTGCAGCTGTCCACGCTCGATCTCAAGACCGAGATCCAGGATGCGCTGGAGTCCAACGTCATGCTCGAGGCCGACGACGGCCACGACGAGATCGATACCAACGCGGCCATCGAAGCACAAAAGAGCGAACGCGAGCAGGCATCGGGCAAGGACGGCGAGATTCCCGAAAACCTGCCGGTCGATGCCGACTGGAACGATATCTACGCGGGTTCCGCGGCACCGGCCGCACCCGCCCCCACGGCCGACGACGAGGACTACTGGGACTACCGCCAGGCCAACCTATCGAGCACGCCCGACCTTCATGCACACCTGACCTGGCAGGCCGACATGCACCCGTTCACGCCCGAACAGCGCGCGATCGCGGCCGTGATCATCGATGCGATCGACAGCAACGGCCTGCTGCTGGATTGGGACGACATCGGCCCGGGTATCGTCGACGAGTTCGAGATCGCGCCCGCACAGGCCGAGGCGGTGCTGCGCCAGATCCAGGATTTCGACCCGCCCGGTGTGGCCGGCCGCAACCTGGCCGAGTGCCTCGCCATTCAGCTGCGCGGCCTGCCGGCCGATGTGCCCGGGCGCGAGGTCGCGCTGACACTGGTGGACCGCGAGTCGCTGGAACAACTGGCCGATCCGAATCGCGACGCCCTGGCGCGGCGGCTGTCGGTGACGCGCGCCGATCTCGAGACCGCCATCGAACTGATCCAGACCCTGCAACCGCATCCTGGCGAGGCGTTCAGCCAGCACGAATCCGACTATGTGATTCCCGAGGTGTTCGTCACGCGCACTGCGAATGGCTGGCATGTCGCGCTCAACGCCGATATCGCGCCCCGGCTGCGCATCAACAGCCAGTATCTGGCACTGATCAAGCGCGCGGACAAATCGGCCGATCAGACCACGCTGAAATCGCATCTGCAGGAGGCCCGCTTCTTCCTCAACAGCCTCAAATCACGCAACGACACCCTGCTCGAGGTGGCGCACTGCATAGTTGAAGCCCAGCGCGCTTTTCTGGAATATGGGGAAGAGGCAATGAAACCTTTGGTGTTGCGCGACGTGGCCGAACAACTCGATATTCACGAATCGACCGTATCCCGGGCGACGGCCAACAAGTACATGCAGACGCCGCGCGGCATCTTCGAGCTCAAGTATTTCTTCTCCAGTCACGTATCCACCACCGACGGCGGCTCGGCTTCGGCCACGGCGATCCAGGCGATGATCAAGCGCATGGTCGCCGGCGAGGCGCCGAACAAGCCCCTGTCCGACAGCAAGCTCGCCGAGGCGCTGCTCGACAACGGCATACAGGTTGCGCGCCGTACGGTGGCCAAATACCGCGAAGCGCTTTCGATTCCGCCCTCGCACGAGCGGCGCCGTAAGGTCAGCTAA
- the lptA gene encoding lipopolysaccharide transport periplasmic protein LptA, with the protein MSPTSPDRRATRSMLIALAILAAMLASGLAQAAGSGKSQPLPINIHSNSADFAQKSGVSTYTGNVHLTRGGLTLTGNKLVVTRLKDRSRIRAVLTGNPAHIDKQPDSSDNEVVTGHSNQIEYSNASSVITLRGDAVVNRNGDRIRGPVITYNIDTGATHAERSQGSGQRVHITLQPAKNNGS; encoded by the coding sequence ATGTCACCTACAAGCCCTGATCGCCGCGCTACGCGTTCGATGCTGATCGCGCTGGCGATTCTGGCCGCGATGCTGGCCTCCGGCCTGGCGCAGGCGGCCGGCTCGGGCAAATCGCAGCCATTGCCCATCAACATTCATTCCAACAGCGCCGATTTCGCCCAGAAGTCGGGCGTAAGTACTTATACCGGCAACGTGCACCTCACCCGCGGCGGGCTGACGCTGACCGGCAACAAGCTCGTGGTCACACGGCTCAAGGACCGCAGCCGGATCAGGGCCGTGCTCACCGGCAATCCGGCGCATATCGACAAACAGCCCGATTCGAGCGATAACGAAGTCGTGACCGGACATTCGAACCAGATCGAATACAGCAACGCCAGCTCGGTGATCACCCTGCGGGGGGACGCCGTGGTCAACCGCAACGGCGACCGGATCCGCGGCCCGGTCATCACGTACAACATCGATACCGGCGCAACGCACGCCGAGCGCAGCCAGGGCAGTGGCCAGCGCGTACATATCACCCTCCAGCCCGCCAAAAACAACGGTTCCTGA
- a CDS encoding HAD family hydrolase, translating into MTFLDQPDDARTPALRAAAIRLAVFDVDGVMTDGRLYLGPDGAETKTMHIRDGLGLKRLAGAGVEIAVISGRPSPPVAARLAGLGVAEVHMACDDKAAKLAELRQARALRADQIAVMGDDLPDLEIMRSAGLALTVADAVPEIRRVAHWVSAAPGGHGAVREACELIIAAREAP; encoded by the coding sequence ATGACGTTTCTCGACCAACCGGACGACGCGCGCACGCCCGCGCTGCGCGCCGCGGCCATCCGTCTGGCCGTGTTCGACGTCGATGGCGTGATGACCGACGGCCGGCTCTATCTCGGCCCGGATGGCGCCGAGACCAAGACCATGCATATCCGCGACGGTCTCGGCCTCAAGCGTCTGGCCGGCGCCGGCGTGGAGATCGCCGTCATCAGTGGCCGGCCCTCGCCGCCGGTGGCCGCGCGGCTGGCCGGTCTCGGCGTGGCCGAAGTGCACATGGCCTGCGACGACAAGGCCGCGAAACTGGCCGAACTGCGCCAGGCGCGCGCGCTCCGCGCCGATCAGATCGCGGTCATGGGCGACGACCTGCCGGACCTCGAGATCATGCGCTCGGCGGGGCTGGCGCTGACGGTCGCCGACGCCGTCCCCGAGATCCGCAGGGTCGCACACTGGGTCAGCGCCGCACCGGGCGGCCACGGCGCCGTGCGCGAAGCCTGCGAGCTGATCATCGCGGCGCGCGAGGCGCCCTGA
- a CDS encoding KpsF/GutQ family sugar-phosphate isomerase — MENETLIAAGRRTIAIEAAAAAALESRIDGEFARAAELMMRCTGRVIVTGMGKSGHIAGKLAATLASTGTPAFFVHPGEASHGDLGMITAQDVVIALSYSGETGEILTILPLLGRLGVPMIAMTGKPESTLATRAHVHLDISVEIEACPLELAPTASTTATLVMGDALAIALLEARNFTAEDFARSHPGGALGRRLLLTVADVMHTGDALPLVDENAMMREALLEMTAKGLGMTGVVDADGRLTGLFTDGDLRRALDRDLDIKRAVIADYMTRAPKTVDPAMLAAEAVRLLETHRIGGGALMVVDADTHPIGALNMQDLLRAGVI; from the coding sequence ATGGAAAATGAAACCCTGATCGCCGCCGGCCGGCGCACCATTGCCATAGAAGCCGCCGCAGCTGCCGCGCTGGAATCCCGCATCGACGGCGAATTCGCTCGGGCTGCCGAGTTGATGATGCGCTGCACCGGCCGTGTGATCGTCACCGGCATGGGCAAGTCCGGGCACATCGCGGGCAAGCTGGCGGCCACCCTGGCCTCGACCGGCACGCCGGCGTTCTTCGTGCACCCGGGCGAGGCCAGCCACGGCGATCTCGGCATGATCACCGCCCAGGACGTGGTCATCGCCCTGTCCTACTCCGGCGAAACCGGCGAGATCCTCACGATCCTGCCGCTGCTCGGCCGGCTCGGCGTGCCCATGATCGCCATGACCGGCAAGCCGGAATCGACGCTCGCCACCCGAGCCCACGTGCATCTGGACATATCGGTCGAGATCGAGGCCTGCCCGCTGGAACTGGCGCCCACCGCCTCGACCACCGCCACACTGGTCATGGGCGACGCGCTGGCCATCGCCCTGCTCGAGGCGCGCAACTTCACTGCCGAGGACTTTGCACGCAGCCATCCCGGCGGCGCGCTCGGCCGGCGGCTGCTGCTCACCGTGGCCGACGTCATGCACACCGGCGACGCGCTGCCGCTGGTCGACGAAAACGCCATGATGCGGGAAGCACTGCTGGAGATGACCGCCAAGGGGCTGGGCATGACCGGCGTGGTCGATGCCGACGGCCGATTAACCGGCCTGTTCACCGACGGCGATCTACGCCGGGCGCTGGACCGCGACCTGGACATCAAACGCGCGGTGATCGCCGACTACATGACGCGGGCGCCGAAGACCGTCGATCCGGCCATGCTCGCCGCCGAAGCCGTGCGACTGCTGGAAACCCATCGCATCGGCGGCGGCGCGCTGATGGTGGTGGACGCCGACACGCACCCGATCGGCGCCCTCAACATGCAGGATCTGCTGCGGGCGGGCGTGATATGA
- the lptB gene encoding LPS export ABC transporter ATP-binding protein encodes MAASAAPSVVADNAELTATGLRKRYKGRDVVRDVNLRVARGEVIGLLGPNGAGKTTSFYMIVGLVSPDAGEIELAGRRLAGLPMHRRSQMGIGYLPQEASVFRKLSVANNIRAILQVRKDLDRAGIERELVDLMDELSIGHIADSKGLNLSGGERRRVEIARALAARPTFMLLDEPFAGIDPISIGDIRGIIRHLQNRGIGVLITDHNVRETLSICDRAYILADGTVIAEGQGEHILADQKVRDVYLGEDFRL; translated from the coding sequence ATGGCTGCCTCCGCCGCCCCGAGCGTTGTCGCCGACAACGCGGAGTTGACCGCAACCGGCCTGCGCAAGCGCTACAAGGGCCGTGATGTGGTGCGCGACGTCAACCTGCGCGTTGCCCGCGGTGAAGTGATCGGCCTGCTCGGCCCCAACGGCGCCGGCAAGACCACCTCGTTCTACATGATCGTGGGCCTGGTATCGCCCGATGCCGGCGAAATCGAACTCGCGGGCCGGCGTCTCGCGGGCCTGCCCATGCATCGCCGCTCGCAGATGGGCATCGGCTACCTGCCGCAGGAAGCCTCGGTCTTTCGCAAATTGAGCGTGGCCAACAACATTCGCGCGATTCTGCAGGTGCGCAAGGATCTCGACCGGGCCGGCATCGAGCGCGAGCTGGTCGACCTGATGGACGAACTGTCGATCGGCCACATCGCCGATTCCAAGGGGCTGAATCTTTCCGGCGGCGAACGCCGGCGCGTGGAGATCGCCCGCGCGCTGGCGGCCAGACCCACATTCATGCTCCTGGACGAGCCGTTCGCCGGCATCGACCCGATTTCCATCGGCGACATCCGCGGCATCATCCGCCACCTGCAGAACCGCGGTATTGGTGTACTGATTACCGACCACAATGTCCGCGAGACACTGTCGATCTGCGACCGGGCTTATATCCTGGCCGACGGCACCGTGATCGCCGAAGGCCAGGGGGAGCATATCCTGGCCGATCAGAAGGTCCGCGACGTCTACCTGGGCGAGGATTTCCGGCTATGA
- a CDS encoding ABC transporter ATP-binding protein, with product MTDTAISFRDVQKRYATTHALKGVSFDIRRGEYFGLLGPNGAGKSTLISITAGLAQATSGSVAVLGHDVVADYRAARRALGVVPQELVYDPFFSVREMLRLQAGYQGCGKEVWPWIDELLERLELEDKGADSIRQLSGGMKRRVLIAQALVHKPEVVILDEPTAGVDVELRRTLWKFTRELNQAGHTIVLTTHYLEEAEELCDRIAILNHGELQVLEEKQALLDRHPYRFLSLELTGQGGALPADVERLVQERRGDTLDLKLRQGEDFIGDVIEGIRDAGYRITDVHTREPSLENIFVELTMDSEDEVSA from the coding sequence ATGACCGATACGGCGATATCCTTTCGGGATGTCCAGAAGCGTTATGCGACCACGCATGCGCTCAAGGGCGTGTCCTTCGATATCCGGCGCGGCGAATACTTCGGCCTACTGGGCCCGAACGGCGCCGGCAAATCCACATTGATCTCCATTACCGCTGGGCTGGCCCAGGCGACCTCCGGTTCGGTGGCGGTTCTGGGCCACGATGTCGTGGCCGACTACCGCGCTGCCCGCCGCGCGCTGGGCGTCGTGCCGCAGGAGCTGGTCTACGACCCGTTTTTCTCGGTCCGCGAAATGCTGCGCTTGCAGGCCGGTTATCAGGGCTGCGGCAAGGAAGTCTGGCCCTGGATCGACGAACTGCTCGAGCGCCTCGAACTCGAGGACAAGGGCGCGGATTCCATCCGTCAGTTGTCCGGCGGCATGAAGCGCCGTGTGCTGATCGCGCAGGCGCTGGTGCACAAGCCGGAAGTGGTGATCCTCGATGAGCCGACCGCCGGCGTGGACGTCGAACTGCGGCGTACGCTCTGGAAGTTCACCCGCGAGCTCAATCAGGCCGGCCATACCATCGTGCTGACTACGCACTACCTGGAAGAGGCCGAGGAACTGTGTGATCGCATCGCTATCCTCAACCACGGCGAGCTGCAGGTGCTGGAGGAAAAACAGGCGTTGCTGGATCGCCATCCCTACCGTTTTCTCTCGCTTGAATTGACCGGACAGGGGGGCGCGCTGCCCGCCGACGTCGAGCGGCTGGTGCAGGAGCGGCGCGGCGATACGCTCGATCTCAAATTGAGGCAGGGCGAGGATTTCATCGGCGACGTGATCGAAGGCATTCGCGACGCGGGCTATCGCATCACCGATGTGCATACCCGCGAGCCGTCGCTGGAGAATATTTTCGTCGAGCTGACGATGGATTCCGAAGACGAGGTGTCGGCATGA